The genomic stretch CGGTGCCAAAGGATATACCCAATAACATATAACCAATCTGGGCGATCGAGGAATAGGCCAGCATCTGTTTCACATTGTCGCGGAAGACAGCCACGATCGAGGCATAGAACATGCCGGTGATACCAAGAATGAGGAACGCATTCAGGGCCACTTCCAGAAACGGGAATTCAAATCCGAAGACCGAAAACACATAGCGCAACATCAGATAGAGCTGCACCTTGGTCGCTGTCGCAGCCAGAAACGCCGAGATTGATGACGGGGCATAGCAATAGGCATTTGGCAGCCAGAGATGCAACGGCACCATGGCCAGCTTCAGACCAATCCCGGTAATGATGAAGGCAAAGCCTGCTTCAACCACCTTATTATCCTGATTGGCCAGCCGGTCATGAAGGTCAAGCAGGTTCAGCGTGCCTGTCGCCTGATATAAAAGCCCAAGACCAATGACATAAAAGGTCGCGCCAATGGTGCCCATGATCAGGTAGTTGAATGCAGCCGTCAGGGCACGGCGATCCTTGCGCGCGCCCATGGCGACAAGCGCGTAGGTGGAGAGCGACGAGATTTCCAGAAAGACGAAGACATTGAATGCGTCACCCGTTCCGGCAACACCCAGCAGTCCGGTCATGCAGATCAGGAGCGCCGTGTAAAAAGCGGGTATCTGGCGGCGGTCAATTTCTGCTTCAACAGATGTGCGGGCATACGGAAAGACAACCGACGCCATGGCGGCAACCAGCATCATGATAAGCGCATTGGCCAGGTCGATATAATAGGTAATCCCAAGCGGCGCGGCCCATCCCCCCATTTCATAGACAATAGGGCCGGAATGCCAGACCTGATCGAGCAGAAGAATGGTGCAGATCAGCGTGGCCCAGCTGACAAGCGAGGCCCAGAGCCAAGGCGTTGTGCCGGGGCGCATCAACAGCGCAATCGGCGCGGCAATCATCGGGATGACGACTGGCAACGCTGGCAGATGTTCAAGACCGGGGGCTATACTCATCAGGCCGCCTCCTCCGTGATGGGACGGCCAAACTCAGCCTTGTAATCTTCTGCTTCCAGCTCATCTTCTTCAATCGTGCCATAGGCTTCCTGAATGCGCACGGCCAGAGCAAGGCCCACGGCTGTTGTTGCAACACCAACAACAATCGCCGTCAGGATCAGGACATGCGGCAGCGGGTTCGAGTACAGAATTTCACCAGCATAAGCTGCTGCCTCACCGGCATAATCTGCCCCATGGGGATCACCATCATGAGCGCCGCCGGTCTGGTGCAATGTATTGGCGTGATCACCCGCATGATCAGCAACATCCGTGGGCAAATCGTGCAGGGATGTGGATGCCTGGTTGAGTGTGTCGCCAGCCGCCAGCCCTGCTTCCCCCTGCAACTGATTGGTGGCATCTGCAAATTCTGCCGGCACACTGCGCAACGCGCTATCGGCTGCCTGCGCCTCATCTCCTGCGGAACGAATAGCTGCCTCCAGGTCGTTGCCCGGATAAACGCTGCTCGCGGCTGAATGATCGCCCTGGCCCTGGCTGGCTGGGCCCTGGCTGGCTGCGCCCTGACCAACTACGCCGTGGTTGGCTGTGTCATGCGCCTTGTCGTAATCAGCGCCATTGCCTTTACCATGATCATCTCCGTGGCCATCGCCATGCCCGCCGCCATAGCCGCCAAGCAGAATTGGCGCGGTACCGCCCGCAACCTTGCCAACGGTAATATAGAAAATGAAAACGGATGTCTGGAAGATATTGAGGCCGATGATCGTCTTCACCAGGTTGCCCCGACTGAAAACAATATACAGACCTATCATCATCAGCGTAATGACGATCAGGTAGTTATAACGCTCCAGGATAAACTCGATCATCACCAGCCCCTACCAATCCTCATCCGCGATTTCCGGCTCGCGGCCCGCGAAATGATAAAAGACAGTCAGCATGGTCGAAGCCACGGCCAGGCCAACACCGAACTCGACCAGGATAATGCCGATATGCTGCCCGGCATGATGGTGTGACTCCGGCTGGATCAGGTCATAATCGAGAAAATTACCTCCGTAGAACACGCTCCAGACACCTGTGAGGGCGTATAACAATACCCCTGACACCATGATTGATGGCAGCACTTTGGGGGGCAAAGCCTGTTTCGTCTTGTCGATCCCGAAACCAAGGGCGTGCATGATGAACGCCACAGCGAAGATAACACCAGCCTGAAAGCCCCCGCCCGGACCATAATCACCGTGAAACTGCACATACAGCGCAAACAGGATGATCGGGGCAAAGAGGATCTTGATCGTGATCCGCAGGACGACATGGCCCATCATGACGGGCCTCCTTCCCGGGGTGGTTGCTTCACCTCGCCCGCCGCGAGTTCAGCCTGAGGCTGCGGCGGAATGTCTTCACTTTTGCGACCACCACGCATACTGCCGGAGCCAAGCAACAGCATCACACCCACACCGGCTGTAAAAATCACCAGCACTTCGCCCAGCGTATCAAAACCCCGATAGCTGGCGAGCACGGCTGTCACCAGATTTGGTACTTCAATATCTGATGGTGTGCGTTCAATATATTGTCTGCCCACATGGGCATTGGCCGGTGCTTCGGGATCGCCAAAGGCTGGCATATCAGTTGAAGCCCAGACCAGAACACCGCCCGTAATGACACAGACAAACAGGGCCAGTGGGCGATGACCGGGGACGACAGGCTTTTCCCGCCGCGCAGTCAGCAACATGCCCGACAACATCAGGACAGTTGAAATGCCGGCACCCACAGCAGCTTCCGTGAAGGCAACGTCAACCGCGTCCAGCGATACGAAAAACAGGGCAGACAAAAGACTGTAAATACCGGACAGCATGACCACGGCAAACAAACGGCGCACACGCACCATGGTGACCGCGGTTACCAGCAGCAATGTCAGGATAGCGACGTTGAGAAAGACAATCTGCGTCGGCTCTGTATGATATTCCATCACAGATCCCCCCTTTTGTCAGGGTAGCGCAGATTTTTGCCGATCAGCGGGTTGAGCTTGCCGACCCAGGCAGAGTGGGCAATCGCATGGGTTGCAACGGGGCTGGTCAGCAAGAGAAAAAGGGCAATAAAAAACAGCTTCATGATCGTGGTAAAATCATCTGACTGCAACGCCATGGCCAGCAGGATCAACTCCGAGCCGAATGTGTCTGTCACGCCGCCCGCGTGGATGCGTGTATAAAAGTCAGGAAACCGAACAAGGCCAAGCGCGCCGGCGAAGACAAACAGCCCGCCAATCAGGAACAGGGCCCAACTGAGAAAGTCGATCACCGCGGCCATCATGCCCCCTCCTCATTGCGCTTGCGCACATCCTGCATTGTCGGAGAGAGGTCGCGATAGCGGAAGAATTTGAGAATGGCGATCGTGCCGGCAAAATTGATCAGCGCATAGAGCAGTGCAATATCCAGAAAGTCGGGGCGGCCCGTCATATATCCCATCAAGCCCAGCAGCAGCACGGTTTTGGTGCCGAAGCTGTTCCCGGCCAGAACCCGGTCATAAAGCGTCGGCCCCAGGATCGCACGCAATAAGGTG from Parvularcula sp. IMCC14364 encodes the following:
- a CDS encoding monovalent cation/H+ antiporter subunit D family protein; translated protein: MSIAPGLEHLPALPVVIPMIAAPIALLMRPGTTPWLWASLVSWATLICTILLLDQVWHSGPIVYEMGGWAAPLGITYYIDLANALIMMLVAAMASVVFPYARTSVEAEIDRRQIPAFYTALLICMTGLLGVAGTGDAFNVFVFLEISSLSTYALVAMGARKDRRALTAAFNYLIMGTIGATFYVIGLGLLYQATGTLNLLDLHDRLANQDNKVVEAGFAFIITGIGLKLAMVPLHLWLPNAYCYAPSSISAFLAATATKVQLYLMLRYVFSVFGFEFPFLEVALNAFLILGITGMFYASIVAVFRDNVKQMLAYSSIAQIGYMLLGISFGTVDGVAASLIHIFNHALMKAALFMGVGCVVLRLGSSHFHAFRGLAKRMPWTAWGLILSGLSLVGVPPTVGFISKFQLMEAAFETSTFIDPLLVVLLIGASSLLAAVYIGRLIYTMVLEQPPEGAAAIPEAPYTMRVALWLMVLANFYFFFHTDLTVDVAHQAAESLICMTAGCGGAY
- a CDS encoding sodium:proton antiporter, with product MIEFILERYNYLIVITLMMIGLYIVFSRGNLVKTIIGLNIFQTSVFIFYITVGKVAGGTAPILLGGYGGGHGDGHGDDHGKGNGADYDKAHDTANHGVVGQGAASQGPASQGQGDHSAASSVYPGNDLEAAIRSAGDEAQAADSALRSVPAEFADATNQLQGEAGLAAGDTLNQASTSLHDLPTDVADHAGDHANTLHQTGGAHDGDPHGADYAGEAAAYAGEILYSNPLPHVLILTAIVVGVATTAVGLALAVRIQEAYGTIEEDELEAEDYKAEFGRPITEEAA
- a CDS encoding Na(+)/H(+) antiporter subunit B, which encodes MMGHVVLRITIKILFAPIILFALYVQFHGDYGPGGGFQAGVIFAVAFIMHALGFGIDKTKQALPPKVLPSIMVSGVLLYALTGVWSVFYGGNFLDYDLIQPESHHHAGQHIGIILVEFGVGLAVASTMLTVFYHFAGREPEIADEDW
- a CDS encoding DUF4040 domain-containing protein → MEYHTEPTQIVFLNVAILTLLLVTAVTMVRVRRLFAVVMLSGIYSLLSALFFVSLDAVDVAFTEAAVGAGISTVLMLSGMLLTARREKPVVPGHRPLALFVCVITGGVLVWASTDMPAFGDPEAPANAHVGRQYIERTPSDIEVPNLVTAVLASYRGFDTLGEVLVIFTAGVGVMLLLGSGSMRGGRKSEDIPPQPQAELAAGEVKQPPREGGPS
- the mnhG gene encoding monovalent cation/H(+) antiporter subunit G — translated: MMAAVIDFLSWALFLIGGLFVFAGALGLVRFPDFYTRIHAGGVTDTFGSELILLAMALQSDDFTTIMKLFFIALFLLLTSPVATHAIAHSAWVGKLNPLIGKNLRYPDKRGDL
- a CDS encoding monovalent cation/H+ antiporter complex subunit F; protein product: MFIVAAIAIVVAMVLTLLRAILGPTLYDRVLAGNSFGTKTVLLLGLMGYMTGRPDFLDIALLYALINFAGTIAILKFFRYRDLSPTMQDVRKRNEEGA